In Reichenbachiella agarivorans, one genomic interval encodes:
- a CDS encoding DEAD/DEAH box helicase, protein MKVSPNEPFQLIYTLFDHQYLGYLFESFVIQLDSEGRLTFSHQNISAKNAKEFASGLDDNDYELIKIMDSMQPDIVVKHFEKKKIKADDFFLKVFDPKTGDETKQEQIIAHVERRRSKIMPLLKGKRLFEMGNDGEPAWKEIEILKEEASVLFHFRRNEDNTHYFPTIKYQDEKVDFQYKGAYILCNDPAYIVIENKLYSFQKNVDANKLKPFLNKKFIAIPRKIEDNYYRKFVAPLVASFDVYAKGFDIKTEKYELEPTLYFSELASNGGQVATDLFGNQTNSNTLELEEAKILFELKFQYGKHKYKADHSQEVNVHVENEDDEYTFYRIKRDLSKENKYLKFLQETGMPLKSSQSTVPLGQAFSWINESKKFLEDAGIKLIQNGKNIKKYFLGKSEMTVEIKENIDWFDVHAIVKFGDFEIPFKIIRNYILKNIKEIELPNGEIAVIPDAWFEQYSELMAFSNEGSLEELQLQKHHISLVKELTDSNLAQMSLKGKLQKLNDFDKIDDFEIPEGFKGELRPYQKAGYNWMRFLRSYNLGGCLADDMGLGKTVQTLTLLQSIHGEQDAGTSLLVMPTSLIYNWEKEAEKFTPNLRILNYTGVKRNKDVTLFSQYDLVLTSYGIVRQDIDLFEKFHFNYIILDESQVIKNPESIISKCVRELHSSSKLILTGTPIENTTLDLWSQMSFVNPGLLGTKSFFKKQYQIPIEKRKDEDKTKKLYSLINPFLLRRNKSQVATDLPEKIESVRYCTMSPEQEEAYEKVKSAYRDKIMKEIESGGLGKSQFMILQGLTKLRQIANHPMLADETYEGDSGKLEDISFMLDNAINKHHKILVFSQFVKHLKIVAQYLDEQKIKYAYLDGSTKDRQQQVENFQNDESIQVFLISLKAGGLGLNLTKAEYVFLLDPWWNPAIEAQAIDRAHRIGQQNKVFTYRFITKNTVEEKIMLLQQNKKQLATDLITTEESFVKNLSKADLVGLLD, encoded by the coding sequence ATGAAAGTCTCTCCTAACGAACCCTTTCAATTGATTTATACCTTGTTTGATCACCAGTATCTGGGGTATCTATTCGAGTCATTCGTGATCCAGCTGGACTCAGAGGGTAGGCTCACATTCTCTCATCAAAATATCTCTGCCAAAAACGCCAAGGAGTTTGCCAGTGGACTGGATGATAACGACTATGAACTCATCAAGATCATGGACTCGATGCAACCTGACATAGTGGTCAAGCATTTTGAAAAGAAAAAAATCAAGGCAGATGACTTTTTCCTCAAAGTATTTGATCCTAAAACTGGAGATGAGACCAAGCAAGAACAAATCATCGCACATGTAGAACGCAGAAGATCAAAAATCATGCCTCTACTCAAAGGAAAGCGCCTATTCGAAATGGGTAATGATGGTGAACCTGCATGGAAGGAAATCGAAATTCTCAAAGAAGAGGCCAGCGTACTCTTTCATTTCCGAAGAAACGAAGACAACACCCATTACTTTCCCACCATCAAGTACCAAGATGAAAAAGTGGATTTTCAATACAAGGGTGCGTACATACTCTGCAATGATCCTGCCTACATTGTGATCGAAAACAAGCTGTACAGTTTTCAAAAAAATGTGGATGCAAACAAACTGAAGCCTTTTCTAAACAAAAAATTCATTGCCATCCCTCGAAAAATTGAGGACAACTATTATCGAAAATTTGTAGCTCCGCTTGTCGCATCTTTCGATGTATATGCCAAGGGCTTTGACATCAAAACTGAAAAATACGAATTAGAACCGACTTTGTATTTCTCAGAGTTAGCCAGCAATGGCGGGCAAGTCGCAACTGATTTATTTGGCAACCAAACCAACAGCAATACATTAGAACTTGAAGAAGCCAAGATCTTGTTTGAATTGAAGTTTCAATACGGAAAACATAAATACAAAGCTGACCATAGCCAAGAGGTCAATGTCCATGTAGAAAACGAGGACGATGAATACACCTTTTACCGAATCAAACGTGACCTCAGCAAGGAAAACAAGTACCTCAAATTTTTGCAGGAGACGGGCATGCCTCTCAAGTCTTCGCAGAGTACGGTACCACTTGGACAGGCATTTTCATGGATCAACGAGTCCAAGAAATTCTTGGAAGACGCTGGGATCAAGTTGATCCAAAACGGCAAGAACATCAAAAAATATTTCCTCGGAAAGTCAGAAATGACCGTGGAAATTAAAGAAAACATAGACTGGTTTGACGTCCATGCCATTGTCAAGTTTGGAGATTTTGAAATTCCCTTCAAAATCATCCGAAACTACATCCTCAAAAATATCAAGGAAATAGAACTGCCCAACGGTGAAATCGCCGTAATTCCGGATGCGTGGTTTGAACAATATTCCGAGCTGATGGCATTCAGCAACGAGGGCAGCCTCGAAGAGCTACAGTTGCAAAAACATCACATTTCGCTGGTCAAAGAACTAACAGATTCCAACCTTGCCCAGATGAGCCTCAAAGGCAAGTTGCAAAAACTCAATGATTTTGATAAGATTGACGACTTTGAGATCCCAGAGGGATTCAAAGGTGAATTGCGACCCTATCAAAAAGCTGGTTACAACTGGATGCGATTCTTGCGATCATATAATCTTGGTGGCTGTCTCGCAGATGACATGGGTTTGGGTAAAACAGTGCAGACTCTGACGCTGCTACAATCTATACATGGAGAGCAGGATGCTGGCACGAGCCTCCTGGTCATGCCTACCTCACTGATCTACAACTGGGAAAAAGAAGCTGAAAAATTCACTCCCAATCTCAGAATACTCAACTACACAGGAGTCAAGAGAAACAAAGACGTCACCCTGTTTAGTCAATATGATCTGGTGCTTACCTCATACGGTATTGTAAGACAAGACATTGATCTATTCGAGAAGTTTCATTTTAACTACATCATCTTGGATGAATCCCAGGTCATCAAAAACCCTGAATCCATCATCTCCAAATGCGTAAGAGAATTGCACTCTTCGAGCAAGTTGATCTTGACAGGCACACCGATAGAAAATACCACATTGGATTTGTGGTCACAAATGTCTTTCGTCAACCCTGGACTTTTGGGAACCAAATCTTTCTTCAAAAAGCAATATCAGATTCCTATCGAGAAAAGAAAAGATGAGGACAAGACAAAAAAACTGTACTCACTCATCAATCCTTTTCTACTGAGAAGAAACAAATCTCAAGTTGCCACTGATCTACCCGAAAAGATAGAAAGCGTGCGCTATTGTACCATGTCACCAGAGCAAGAAGAAGCCTATGAAAAGGTCAAATCTGCCTACCGTGACAAAATCATGAAGGAAATCGAGTCAGGAGGTTTAGGAAAGTCGCAGTTTATGATCCTACAAGGGTTAACCAAACTGAGACAAATCGCCAACCATCCTATGCTGGCTGATGAAACCTACGAAGGAGATTCTGGCAAATTGGAAGACATCAGTTTCATGCTTGACAATGCCATCAACAAGCATCACAAAATATTGGTGTTTTCACAGTTTGTAAAACATCTAAAAATTGTAGCGCAATACCTCGACGAACAAAAAATCAAATATGCTTACCTAGATGGTTCTACTAAGGATCGTCAACAGCAAGTGGAGAATTTTCAAAACGATGAGAGCATACAGGTATTCTTGATTTCGTTGAAAGCGGGAGGTCTAGGTCTCAACTTGACCAAGGCAGAATATGTATTCCTGCTGGACCCGTGGTGGAATCCTGCGATCGAAGCACAAGCCATAGACAGAGCACACAGAATTGGACAGCAAAACAAGGTGTTTACTTACCGATTCATCACCAAAAACACCGTTGAAGAAAAAATCATGCTGCTGCAGCAAAACAAGAAACAATTGGCAACAGATTTAATCACGACGGAAGAGAGTTTTGTAAAGAATCTATCCAAAGCGGATTTGGTAGGCTTACTCGATTAA
- a CDS encoding aldehyde dehydrogenase family protein has product MRDTINRLFVNQQKKSQELRIAPIADRKAELKKLKKWILTHKDRIRKAVYTDLRKPESDIDITEIFTVTSEINHALRKLNVWTEPKRVSSGFTYIGTSAKIMYEPKGRCLIIAPWNFPFQLMVSPLVSCLAAGNTAILKPSENTPATSTLIKEMISELYAPELVTVVEGAIEETQILLSLPFDHIFFTGSTAVGKIIMAAAAKNLTSVTLELGGKSPVIIDQTADTDDAARKIVWGRFTNNGQTCIAPDYIFIHTHQLDSFVASTKKYIAQLFDPESQGMRHADGYSRIVNEKQANRLVDILNDAVTKGAKVIAGGDHDVTQRYIEPTLLTHIDETSRIWQEEIFGPIMPIQTYDDLATVIQHINTQEKPLSLYLFSKSSVTQKLIEQQTSAGSMVINDVVIQYAHPNLPFGGVNHSGIGKSHGHFGFLEFSNQKSILKQRIGLTNASLFYPPVGGFKKILLKWMINHF; this is encoded by the coding sequence ATGAGAGACACCATCAATAGACTGTTTGTAAATCAACAGAAAAAATCACAGGAACTCAGAATAGCTCCTATCGCAGATCGAAAAGCAGAACTAAAGAAACTCAAGAAATGGATTTTGACTCACAAAGACAGAATACGCAAAGCAGTATATACGGATTTGCGCAAACCAGAATCAGACATTGACATTACGGAGATCTTTACAGTCACATCGGAGATCAATCATGCGCTGAGAAAACTAAATGTATGGACGGAACCTAAGCGGGTCAGTTCTGGGTTCACCTACATAGGCACCTCTGCCAAAATCATGTATGAACCCAAAGGTCGTTGTCTCATCATTGCACCTTGGAACTTTCCATTTCAATTGATGGTCTCACCCTTGGTCTCTTGCCTGGCGGCTGGCAATACTGCCATCCTCAAGCCCTCAGAAAACACACCTGCTACATCTACATTGATCAAGGAAATGATCTCGGAGCTCTATGCACCAGAATTAGTCACCGTGGTAGAAGGAGCCATCGAAGAAACCCAAATATTGCTTTCTCTGCCCTTTGACCATATCTTTTTTACTGGTAGTACAGCGGTAGGCAAGATCATCATGGCAGCAGCTGCCAAAAATTTGACTTCCGTCACCTTAGAACTAGGAGGAAAATCACCCGTCATCATTGACCAAACAGCCGATACAGATGATGCGGCACGCAAAATTGTCTGGGGACGCTTTACCAACAACGGTCAAACCTGCATAGCACCTGATTACATTTTCATCCACACACACCAGCTGGACTCCTTTGTAGCATCAACTAAAAAATACATCGCTCAGCTATTCGATCCTGAGTCACAAGGCATGCGACACGCGGATGGATACTCTAGAATCGTGAATGAAAAACAAGCGAATAGATTAGTAGATATTCTCAATGATGCGGTGACCAAAGGAGCAAAAGTAATTGCAGGTGGAGATCATGACGTGACACAAAGGTATATTGAACCCACCCTATTGACACATATAGACGAAACCTCCAGAATCTGGCAAGAAGAGATTTTTGGTCCCATCATGCCTATACAAACCTATGATGACCTAGCAACTGTAATCCAACACATCAACACGCAAGAAAAACCGCTCTCGCTTTATTTATTCTCCAAAAGTAGTGTCACACAAAAACTCATCGAGCAACAAACATCGGCAGGTAGCATGGTTATCAATGATGTAGTGATCCAGTATGCACATCCCAACTTACCCTTTGGCGGAGTAAACCACAGTGGGATCGGCAAGTCACATGGACATTTTGGATTCTTAGAATTTTCTAATCAAAAATCGATTTTGAAGCAACGTATCGGACTTACCAATGCCTCTCTATTTTATCCTCCAGTTGGTGGCTTCAAAAAGATACTATTGAAATGGATGATCAATCATTTTTAG
- a CDS encoding glycosyltransferase family 2 protein, protein MSNVKPLVSVIIAAYNAEKYIESAIESILNQTYTNTEIIVVDDGSTDQTASLVKQYPVTYYFQKNQGQPTALNFGISQSHGSFLAFNDADDLWSTDKLELQLEAFYSCADLEVSFGLVQQFISPELTKEQAARVHCPKDPMNGYSKQTMLIKKAAFNNIGSFNPSVRMGDFIEWFAMAKRNGVKYTMVDKVVAHRRLHLENMSIQQRDQRNNFAQILKRHLDAQKK, encoded by the coding sequence ATGTCTAACGTCAAACCACTAGTAAGTGTAATCATAGCGGCATATAATGCAGAAAAGTATATTGAATCAGCTATTGAAAGTATCCTAAATCAAACGTACACCAATACCGAAATCATTGTAGTGGATGATGGCTCTACAGACCAAACAGCATCGTTGGTAAAACAATATCCTGTGACCTATTACTTTCAAAAAAATCAAGGTCAACCTACAGCACTTAATTTTGGGATATCACAAAGTCATGGCTCGTTTTTAGCTTTTAATGATGCTGATGATCTTTGGTCTACAGATAAGCTTGAGCTTCAATTGGAAGCTTTCTATTCTTGCGCTGACCTAGAGGTTTCATTTGGACTAGTACAACAATTTATCAGTCCAGAATTGACCAAAGAACAAGCAGCTAGGGTGCATTGCCCTAAAGACCCTATGAATGGATATAGCAAGCAAACTATGCTCATCAAAAAAGCTGCTTTCAACAACATTGGTAGTTTTAATCCTAGTGTACGTATGGGCGACTTTATTGAATGGTTTGCAATGGCAAAAAGAAATGGTGTAAAATATACAATGGTGGACAAGGTAGTAGCTCACAGAAGATTACATCTTGAAAATATGAGCATTCAACAGCGCGACCAAAGAAACAACTTTGCCCAAATCTTGAAACGGCATTTAGATGCACAAAAAAAGTAA
- a CDS encoding ABC transporter ATP-binding protein has product MHKKSNSLSTWIDYFSLYGDKKKYLLFAIILAIIQSFVLIPSTYFVQQIFDVGLASNNLGLILRYSIMALFLILINQALWLWGRKIVLKITKEIIASIRSGLLIGILQSDYSAFQTYQKNKLHNQIINDSERVDRMSNAFVAIFIPSFFSSICLLAVLFYLNWTLSIVLLLLGPALWLMMKLLRKGIRDNTNNFNNHFERFSSQLRFIIHYFDLIKSSAFEEQESQEKTTTIKNLKDSSQSMAWQQELFKSLQDIIISCVSLLILVIGCFLVLNDQLTFGTLMSFYFVLYLLRRFMFNLSQSIPEILSGKESLAPIMELTKTLSSTKEVSGTKLIDLENTLELENISFHYPSQKSLLSKLNLQIQKGKTYAIIGSNGVGKSTLIKLIMGFYKLNHGQILIDGHPLTKVDIKHWRNQIGLIFQESYIFDQTVKENILYGYNENISDEELEQIIKLSTLDRVISKLPNGVDTQLNSAINLSGGEKQKIAIARSLVSQPNLLILDEPTNHLDSESLKQLYVNLKNLWFKPAILIITHNKDFLDLADEVLELKDGVLHKYDLK; this is encoded by the coding sequence ATGCACAAAAAAAGTAATTCGCTCAGCACATGGATAGACTACTTTTCTCTTTATGGCGATAAGAAAAAGTATCTATTGTTTGCCATCATACTCGCAATCATCCAATCGTTTGTATTAATACCTAGTACTTATTTTGTACAGCAGATTTTTGATGTTGGCTTGGCGTCCAACAATCTTGGTTTAATTCTCCGCTATTCCATAATGGCTCTTTTTTTGATCCTCATCAACCAAGCCTTGTGGCTCTGGGGGAGAAAAATAGTATTAAAAATAACCAAAGAAATAATCGCATCCATCAGATCTGGACTACTAATCGGAATATTACAATCCGATTACTCTGCTTTCCAAACGTATCAAAAAAATAAACTACATAATCAGATCATTAATGACAGTGAAAGAGTCGATCGGATGAGCAATGCCTTTGTTGCCATTTTCATACCTTCCTTTTTCTCCAGTATATGCCTACTAGCTGTTCTTTTTTACCTCAATTGGACATTGAGCATTGTACTACTTCTACTTGGCCCAGCATTATGGTTGATGATGAAATTACTAAGAAAAGGAATCAGAGACAACACCAACAATTTCAACAATCATTTCGAAAGGTTCAGTAGCCAATTAAGGTTCATTATTCACTATTTTGACCTAATAAAAAGTAGTGCTTTCGAAGAGCAAGAGTCCCAAGAAAAAACAACTACCATTAAAAATCTAAAAGATTCCAGCCAATCTATGGCTTGGCAACAGGAGCTATTCAAATCGCTGCAAGACATAATAATCTCATGTGTCAGTTTGCTCATACTTGTAATAGGCTGCTTTTTGGTCTTGAATGATCAGCTTACATTTGGAACCTTGATGTCATTTTATTTTGTACTCTATCTGCTGAGGAGATTTATGTTTAATCTGTCACAATCAATCCCAGAAATACTGTCTGGGAAGGAATCTCTCGCACCTATCATGGAGTTGACTAAAACCTTGTCTAGTACGAAGGAAGTTTCTGGTACTAAGCTTATAGATCTTGAGAACACATTAGAACTAGAGAATATATCCTTTCACTATCCTAGTCAAAAAAGTTTGCTCTCTAAGTTGAATCTTCAAATTCAAAAAGGAAAAACCTATGCAATCATTGGATCCAATGGTGTAGGGAAAAGCACTTTAATAAAACTCATTATGGGGTTTTACAAACTCAATCATGGGCAGATATTGATCGACGGGCACCCTCTAACTAAAGTCGATATTAAGCATTGGAGAAATCAGATAGGGCTTATTTTTCAGGAATCTTACATCTTTGACCAAACAGTAAAAGAAAACATTCTATATGGATACAATGAAAATATAAGCGACGAAGAACTAGAGCAAATTATCAAACTATCAACCCTAGATCGTGTCATTTCTAAACTACCAAATGGAGTGGATACCCAATTAAATTCAGCTATAAACTTGTCTGGAGGAGAAAAGCAAAAAATTGCTATTGCTCGATCTTTGGTTTCACAACCGAACCTACTGATTCTGGACGAACCTACCAACCACCTAGATTCCGAATCACTGAAGCAGCTCTATGTTAATTTAAAGAATCTCTGGTTCAAGCCCGCCATACTCATTATTACACACAATAAAGATTTTCTAGATTTGGCCGATGAGGTTCTTGAACTGAAAGATGGGGTACTACATAAATATGATTTAAAATGA